The genomic interval AAATAATCATAGACAATGAAGCGGGCGAATTTGTATTTCCACAGAAAATATCTGATGGAGAACCGAATATGTATCTGTCATCAAATACACCTCAAGTAAGGATTAGTTATGATGGACATCCTTTTGATTTGATTTTTGATACAGGCAATGTAAAATCTGATTTGGGGAATAAATTTGCAGAAACATTTCCCGATGCAATTGAGGGGCTCACGGAACAGACAACCTCCCGTGGAGGCTTTGGTGGTATATCTCAAACAAAAGCAGTCGTATTACCTGAATTTCGTTTTGAGGTGGCAGGTTCCACAGTTACATTATATAATACAGAAGTCATTAAAAATACGGAATCCGGTAGTCAGTTATTTTCTGGCTCATTAGGAGCGGATTTCGTGTTATCATTCAAACGGTTAGTTATTAACTATCAAAGCATGTTTATACGTGGAGAAAAATAGCAATAGTCGCAATAAATGAAATGAGGGGCAAACTTCAAGGTAAGTTTAGCCCTTTGTTTTTGCTTCATAATAGAAAACACCCGACCTTACATTCTTGGGTGTAAAATCGGGTGTTTAATTTGCAAAACATTGATTTTCAATGTTTATTGCGGTGCGTAGGGGACTCGAACCCCTGACCCCGTGCGTGACAGGCACGTATTCTAACCAGCTGAACTAACGCACCCCTTTTCGGTATTGCGAATGCAAAGGTAGTGTATTTTTTTGAATCGGCAAGCGTTTCAGGCCTTTTTGAAGAAAGAAAATTGTACGCTTCCGTAACTTCTTAATTGCCAGAACTCCGGATAATCCTCAAAATCCATTTTTCTGGAATGTTCGAAAATCAGCATTCCGTCCTGCCGCAGCAGATTGCGGTCCAGCACCTCCCGAATGACCGATTCGCTACCTTCGAGATCGTAGGGAGCGTCCGAAAAGATGATATCGAACTGCTTGGCGCAACTCTTCAGATAGAGAAAGACGTTGGCCTTGACGGGGTGGAGGCTTTCGATTCCCAAATTCCGGGCCGTCTGCCGGATAAAGTCGTAATGCACGGGATTGATCTCCACGGAGGTGACGCTCCGGGCACCTCGCGAGGCGAATTCGTAGCTGATCGACCCGGTTCCGGCGAAGAGGTCCAGGACGTCGCACTCCTCGAAATCGACGAGGTTGTTCAACACGTTGAAAAGATTCTCCTTGGCGAAATCGGTCGTAGGCCTTGCCTTGAGATTCCGCGGGGGATTGATCGCCCGACCCTTGTATTTTCCGCTGATTATTCGCATGTCACGGTTTTGAATTTTTTCCCGAACCATTTGCGGAGATCCCGGTCCTCGTGTCCGGCGAGTCTCAGGTCGTATTCCGCGAGCGGGAAGCTTTGCGCGAGCCGTTCGATGAAGTAGGTTGTTTCCTCGGGGCTGGGGGCCGGGATCACCTCGGCGAACTGCAGCACGCCGTCACGGTATATTTTCGTGTAGAGCAGGTTTTCCCGGCGGGTGATCCAGACTGTTTTTTCGCGTTTTTCGGGCTGGTGGAGCAGCGGCGTGGAGAAACTCAGCCGTCCGGAATATCGCGTTTCGAGTTGTTCGAGGAGCGTTCCGTCCACGGCGACCAGGGCCACAACACCGTTTCGGGGTCCGCAGCAGACGACTTGTTCATTGTCATGGGCCGGGGTCCCGTTAGCGGTGAGGAGTTCGCGGGCGGCCTGGGGGTCGAAGAGGTGCTCCGGGACGAGCACGGTGCGGGGGAGGATGAGCTCCACCTCCAGTGTTTCAGCGCCTTCGGCCGCGGGCCACCGGGCAGGCTCGGGGCGTGAAAAAGAGTGTCCATCCAACGACTGCTGAATGGACACTCCGAAGGATGAGGATGCGGAATTACTCCCAGTTACCTGCTTCATTGTTACCGGCATCCATGGAGCCGAACTTGAGTCCGGCATAACGGTTGAAGTTGTTCTCCTCGTCGTCGATGAGGTTGATGACCTCCTGGCGGTAAGCGATCGTATCGAGGAACATCTTGTAGGGGGCGCGGCACTCTACGACGGGGATTACGACTTTGGATTCGGTGGTGATGATACCTGCCTCCAGGATGAACTGTGCCTTGTTGTCGGTTCCGGGGATGTATCGGAATGCCTGGACATCCTCACGGGTGAGTTTCTTGGGGGCGAAGATGGTATCGATGACTGCGATTTTGAACTTTTCGACATTCTTGCGGCCCGATTTCTTCAGCATGGCCATAGCGACGGAGTCATCTTCGTCGACGATCTTTCGTTCGAGTTCGAGGGTATCGGTCAGGACGAAGGCCTCCAGGGTATCGAAGCTGGCGGTAAAGCGCTGATATTTGGTTTTGAAGGCGCGCTCAGCGGTACGGATGTCCTGCAGGCGTTCGATGACCAGCGCTTTTTTCTCCTTGGTTTCCTGTTCGAACCGGATCGGGGTTGAGATCTGGTCGTAGATGACATAAACCAGTACGATGATAGCTACAGCAAGAATGATTTGAAAGAGTTTTTTCATTTTATAAAATATTTGTTGTTAATTTTGCACGGTAAATCAGCGCCACATGTTCAGTACACGTATTGCGACCCAAATTTACGGTAAAATTTGTTTCGAAACAACTCCCGGACAAAAAAAAATCATAGAAAAATTGTCTGAATACCTTTCTGACGGGGATTTTTCGAAGATTTTCGTCTTGAACGGCTATGCGGGTACGGGCAAGACGACGCTTGTGGGGGCCCTGGTCGGGGCGCTCAAGGATTTGGGGATCAAGTCCGTATTGCTGGCGCCGACGGGCCGTGCGGCGAAGGTTCTGGCGCGGTACGCGGGGGAGAAGGCGCTGACGATCCACAAACGGATCTACCGTCAGCGGACGAACGCGGATTACGAGTCGAAATTCTCCCTGAATCTGAATCCCGAGCGGGGAGCCGTGTTCATTGTGGACGAGGCATCGATGCTTTCGGACCGGAGTTCGGAGGGGGCGGTTTTCGGCAGCGGGTCGCTGCTTTCGGACCTGGTGGCGTATGTGCGTTCGGGACGCGGGTGCCGTCTGATTCTGGTGGGGGACAGTGCGCAGCTGCCGCCGGTCGGGAGCGATTTCAGTCCGGCGCTGGACCCTGCGGCGCTGTCGGCCTACGGCGAGGTGGTCTACGGGACGATGGACGAGGTGGTTCGCCAGGAGTCCGAATCGGGCATCCTCTTCAATGCGACACTGGTTCGGTGTATGGTTGAAAACGGGCTTTACGAGATTCCGCATTTCGAACTGGACTTTCCGGACATCGAGGCGATCGACGGCGGGGAGTTCCTGGAGCGGCTGGAGGATTGCTACGCCCGCTACGGGCGTGACGAAACGATCGTCATCACGCGCTCGAACCGCCGTGCGAACCGTTATAACGAAGGGATCCGCCGGAATGTCCTGTATGCCGAGGAGGAGATCGAGAGCAACGACATGCTGATGGTGGTGAAGAACAACTACTATTTTCCGGAGCATACGCAGGATTGCCCGATGAACTTCATTGCCAACGGGGACATAGCACGGCTCAAGCGTCTGGGTCGTTTCGAGGAGTTCTACGGATTCCGGTTTGCGAATGCGGTTCTTTCGTTTCCGGACTACGACGATGCGGAACTCGACTGCAAGATCCTGCTGGATACGCTTGCGTCGGAATCCCCGTCGCTGACGCGGGAGGAGTCGACGCGGCTTTTCTACGAGGTGGAGAAGGACTACACGGAGATCCGGAGCAAGCTGAAACGGTTCCGTGAAATCCGTGAGAATCCGCATTTCAACGCCCTTCAAATCAAGTTTTCCTACGCCGTGACGTGCCACAAGGCGCAGGGCGGACAGTGGCGAGCGGTTTTTGTGGACCGTTGCCTGTTCGGGGACGAGCCGATGACGCGGGACCTGCTGCGGTGGCTCTATACGGCGCTGACGCGGGCCACGGACAAATTGTATCTGGTCAATTTCGACAAGGCATTTTATGAATAGCGAACGACACCCTTTGCAACCGTTTTTACCGTCGGGGGCCCGGATTCTGCTGCTGGGGAGCTTCCCGCCGCAGCGGAAACGCTGGTCGATGGAGTTTTTCTACCCGAACCTGCAGAATGACATGTGGCGGGTCGCCGGGTTGCTTTTTTTCGGGGACCGGGAGCACTTCCTGACGGCGGACCGCAAGGCATTCGACCGGTTGCGCATCGAAGCGTTCTGCCGTGAGCGGGGAATCGCTCTTTACGATACGTCGGAAGAGGTAATCAGACTGAAGAACAACGCTTCGGATGCGTCACTTCAAGTGGTGCGCGAGGTCGATCTCGAAGCCCTTCTGGCGCAAATCCCGGCGTGCCGGGTGCTTGTCGCCACGGGCGGGAAATCGGCCGAGACACTGAGCCGGATCCTCGGATGCGAACTTCCGGCCGTGGGCGAGTGGACCCGGGCCGCGTATGCGGGCCGGGAGTTGCAGGTTTGGCGGATGCCCTCCACGTCGCGGGCCTTCCCGCGCCCGGTGGAGTGGAAGGCGGAGTTTTACCGGCGGGCCTTCTCCGCCGCGGGAATTTTCTGAGCCGCTGCGGGGCTTTTCAGTCCAGGGATCTCCGAAAACCCCGCAGGGTTGAAAGGGGCCCCTGCTTGATCGTCGCGGAGGGGATTCTCTGCTCCGACCCTGGCCGCCCCGGGAGGGGAAAAAGTTGGAAAAAGGTCGAAAAAAATTCGAACCGGGGCTTTGCACGGTATCCGAAAAAGCCCTATCTTTGTGTGTCAAAATTATACCTTTTCCACTTTGGCCTCAAATCAAAAAACCGAAAAGAAAAACGAGAAAAAATACGTCGAGACACCCCTGATGAAGCAGTATTACGCGATCAAGGCGGTGCATCCCGACGCCATTCTGCTTTTCCGCGTGGGGGACTTCTACGAGACGTTCGGCGACGACGCCATCAAGGCGAGCGGCATCCTGGGCATCACGCTCACACGCCGTGCGAACGGCGCCGCCTCCTACGTCGAACTGGCCGGATTCCCCTACCATGCCATCGACACCTACCTTCCGAAGCTGGTTCGGGCGGGCGAGCGGGTTGCGATCTGCGAGCAGTTGGAGGACCCGAAACTGGTCAAGGGATTGGTCAAGCGGGGCGTCATCGAACTGGTGACACCGGGCATCGTCCTCGGGGACAACATCCTGGCCAACAAGGAGAACAACTACATCGCGTCGGTATACTTCGGGCGCCAGACGACGGGCGTCGCCTTCCTGGACATCTCGACGGGCGAGTTCTACGTCGCCGAGGGTACGGACGGCTACGTGGACAAGCTGATCTCGAATCTCCAGCCGAAAGAGGTTGTTTATCAGCGGGGCTATGAGGATCATTTCACGCAGGCCTTCGGGTCGCGGCTCTACACCTACCGGCTCGACGAATGGGTCTTTTCCGAGGAGGTCAACCGCGAAAAGCTCTGCAAGCAGTTCGGCACGAAGTCGCTCAAGGGCTTCGGCATCGACCACTTCACGAGCGGCATTTCGGCCGCGGGGGCGATCCTCTACTACCTGGAGTTCACCGAGCACCGCGAAACGGGCCATATCGCCTCGATCTCGCGCATCGACCAGAACGACTACGTCTGGGTGGACAAGTTCACGATCCGGAACCTGGAGCTTTTCTCGTCGAACGGCGCCCGGGAGAAGTGCAGCTTTGCGGATGTCATCGACCGCACGCTGACGCCGATGGGCGGACGCCTGCTGAAACGGTGGATCGCCATGCCGATCAAGGACCCGATGAAGATCAACGAGCGGCTGGACGTCGTGGAGCGCTTCACGAAGGATGCCGACCTGGCGGATACGGTCCGGGAGCAGGTCGCGCTGGTCGGGGACCTGGAGCGGATTGCGGGACGGATTGCGGCCCAGCGGGTTGCGCCGCGGGAGTTGGTCCAGCTGAAGAACTCGCTTACGGCGATCGGGACGCTGAAGGCGGCGCTGGAGTCTACGGACGACGAGCGTCTTCACGCCCTGGCGGCGCAGATCGACATCCTGTCGGAGATCCGCGACCGGATTGCGCGCGAGATCTACCCGGACCCGCAGAACAACCAGATCCAGAAGGGCGGCGTCATCGCCGACGGCGTGGACCCCGAGTTGGACGACCTGCGGCGCATCGCGCTGCACGGCAAGGACTACCTGGCGCGGATCCAGCAGCGGGAGAGCGAAGAGACGGGCATTCCGTCACTGAAAATCAGCTACAACAACGTCTTCGGCTACTACATCGAGGTGCGCAACACGCACAAGGACAAGGTCCCGGAGACGTGGATCCGCAAGCAGACGCTGGCGAATGCCGAACGCTATATCACCGAGGAGCTGAAGGAGTACGAGGAGAAGATCCTCGGGGCGGAGGAGAAGATGCTCGTGCTGGAGCAGCGGATCTATGCCGAGATCCTGGCCTTCATCTGCGGGTCGCTGACCCCGATGCTGCGCGACGCGGCGGCCGTGGCGCGGATCGACTGCCTGCAGTCGTTTGCGCAGCTGGCCGTCGAGCGGCGCTACGTGCGCCCGGTTCTCGATGACGGCAAGCGTATCGAGATCAGGCAGGGCCGCCACCCGGTGATCGAGACGCTGATGCCCGTGGGCGAGGAGTACATCCCGAACGACGTGATGCTCGACGACCAGAAGCAGCAGATCATGATGATCACCGGACCGAACATGTCGGGTAAGTCGGCGCTGCTGCGCCAGACGGCCCTGATCATCCTGATGGCGCAGATGGGGTCGTTCGTTCCGGCGAAATCGGCCCATATCGGGGTTGTGGACAAGATTTTCACGCGCGTGGGGGCCTCGGACAATATTTCGCAGGGCGAATCGACCTTCATGGTGGAGATGCTGGAGTCGGCGAGCATCCTGAACAACATCTCGGACCGGAGTATCGTGCTGCTGGACGAGATCGGCCGCGGGACGAGCACCTACGACGGTATCTCGATCGCGTGGGCGATGGTCGAGTACCTGCACAACCATCCGACGGCCCGTGCCAAGACGCTCTTTGCGACGCACTATCACGAGCTGAACGAGATGGAGCAGATGTGCCCGCGGGTGAAGAACTACCACGTTTCGGTGAAGGAGATGGGCAACCAGATCGTCTTTCTGCGCAAGCTGGAGCGGGGCGGTACGGAGCACTCGTTCGGTATCCACGTAGCGCGGATGGCGGGCATGCCGGCGTCGGTGGTGGCGCGTGCGGACGAGATCCTGCGCAACCTGGAGCTGGTCTACGGCAACAACGAGATCGTCCCGAGCCGGAGCCTGAAGGACCGGGGCAGGAAGTCGGCGGCACAGGCGGTGAAGGAGGCGGCCGAAAGCGGCATCCCGCAGAACATGCAGCTGTCGATGTTCCAGTTGGACGACCCGGTGCTGGTCCAGATCCGGGACCAGATCAAGGGGATCGACATCAATGCACTGACGCCGCTGGAGGCGCTGAACAAGCTGAACGAGATCAAGAAGATCACGGGATTATAAACCGTTGGATACGCATACTGAAAAGCCCCAAACCTGGGAATGGTTGGGGCTTTTGCTTTTGGCGGCCGTTTTTTCCGTACCTTACCCGCGCTCGATCAGGGATCGGATGCTCTGAATAAGCATGGCCACGGCTACGGAGTTGAAACCTCCCTCGGGGATGATGACGTCGGCATACTTCTTCGAGGGCTCGACGAATTCGTCGTGCATGGGCTTCACCGTGGAGGTGTACTGCGTGATGACGGACTGCATCGTGCGGCCGCGTTCGCAGACGTCGCGCAGGATCCGCCGTGCGAGCCGGATGTCGGCATCCGTATCGACATAGACCTTGATATCCATCAGGTCGCGCAGCTCCTTGTTCTCGAAGATGAGGATTCCGTCGACGATGATCACCTTCGAGGGCTTCACGCCGACGGTCTCCGGCATCCGGTCGTGGTCGACGAACGAGTAGACGGGATGTTCGATCGGAACGTTGTTCTTCAGGGCCTTGATGTGCTCGACGAGCATGTCGGTATCGAAGGCCTGGGGATGGTCGTAATTGAGTTTGGTGCGCTCCTCGTAGGTGAGTTCGGGATGCGCCTTGTAGTAGTAGTCGTGGCAGAGCGTAGCGACGTCATCCCCCTCGAATGCCTCCTGCAGTCGTTTGACGAGGGTCGATTTTCCCGATCCGGTACCTCCGGCAACTCCGATAACCGTAACTTTCATCTCGTGTCGATCGTTTTAGGGTAGTCTGATGGTCCAAAAAAGGACCGCCCTCCGTTGTAGGGCAGTCCTTTTCCGTAAATTAAGCGTCGATATTGGCGTAATGGGCGTTTCGTTCGATGAACTCGCGGCGGGGCGGCACGTCGTCACCCATGAGCATCGAGAAGATGCGGTCGGCTTCGGCGGCATTTTCGATGTTCACCTGGCGCAGAATGCGCGTGTCGGGATTCATCGTCGTCTCCCACAACTGGTGGGCGTTCATCTCACCGAGACCTTTGTAGCGCTGTACGTGGGCACCCTTGCCGAACTCGGCGGTAATTTCGTCGCGCTCCTTCTCGGTCCAGCAGTAACGCTCCTGCTTGCCCTTCTTGACGAGGTAGAGGGGCGGGGTGGCGATGTAGACGTGGCCGTTCTCGATGAGCTCCTTCATCTTGCGGAAGAAGAAGGTCAGCATCAGCGTGGCAATGTGGCTTCCGTCGACATCGGCATCGGTCATGATGATGATCTTGTCGTAACGCAATCCTTCGAGATTCAGTGCTTTGGAGTCCTCCTCGGTACCGATCTTGACACCCAGGGCGAGGAACATGTTCTTGATCTCCTCGTTCTCCCACATCTTGTGCTCCTGGGCCTTCTCGATGTTCAGGATCTTGCCTCGCAGCGGCATGATAGCCTGGAAGTTGCGGTCGCGGCCCGACTTGGCGGTACCGCCTGCGGAGTCACCCTCGACGAAGAAGATCTCGGCTACGGAACGGTCGCGGCTCGTGCAGTCGGCGAGTTTTCCGGGCAGTCCCGATCCGGAGAGGACGGTCTTGCGCTGAACGAGTTCGCGGGCATGGCGGGCGGCGTGGCGGGCCGTAGCGGCAAGGATGACCTTCTGCACGATGGCGCGGGCATCCTTGGGGTTCTCTTCGAGG from uncultured Alistipes sp. carries:
- a CDS encoding RsmD family RNA methyltransferase; the protein is MRIISGKYKGRAINPPRNLKARPTTDFAKENLFNVLNNLVDFEECDVLDLFAGTGSISYEFASRGARSVTSVEINPVHYDFIRQTARNLGIESLHPVKANVFLYLKSCAKQFDIIFSDAPYDLEGSESVIREVLDRNLLRQDGMLIFEHSRKMDFEDYPEFWQLRSYGSVQFSFFKKA
- a CDS encoding uracil-DNA glycosylase family protein, whose translation is MNSERHPLQPFLPSGARILLLGSFPPQRKRWSMEFFYPNLQNDMWRVAGLLFFGDREHFLTADRKAFDRLRIEAFCRERGIALYDTSEEVIRLKNNASDASLQVVREVDLEALLAQIPACRVLVATGGKSAETLSRILGCELPAVGEWTRAAYAGRELQVWRMPSTSRAFPRPVEWKAEFYRRAFSAAGIF
- a CDS encoding AAA family ATPase produces the protein MFSTRIATQIYGKICFETTPGQKKIIEKLSEYLSDGDFSKIFVLNGYAGTGKTTLVGALVGALKDLGIKSVLLAPTGRAAKVLARYAGEKALTIHKRIYRQRTNADYESKFSLNLNPERGAVFIVDEASMLSDRSSEGAVFGSGSLLSDLVAYVRSGRGCRLILVGDSAQLPPVGSDFSPALDPAALSAYGEVVYGTMDEVVRQESESGILFNATLVRCMVENGLYEIPHFELDFPDIEAIDGGEFLERLEDCYARYGRDETIVITRSNRRANRYNEGIRRNVLYAEEEIESNDMLMVVKNNYYFPEHTQDCPMNFIANGDIARLKRLGRFEEFYGFRFANAVLSFPDYDDAELDCKILLDTLASESPSLTREESTRLFYEVEKDYTEIRSKLKRFREIRENPHFNALQIKFSYAVTCHKAQGGQWRAVFVDRCLFGDEPMTRDLLRWLYTALTRATDKLYLVNFDKAFYE
- the udk gene encoding uridine kinase, whose product is MKVTVIGVAGGTGSGKSTLVKRLQEAFEGDDVATLCHDYYYKAHPELTYEERTKLNYDHPQAFDTDMLVEHIKALKNNVPIEHPVYSFVDHDRMPETVGVKPSKVIIVDGILIFENKELRDLMDIKVYVDTDADIRLARRILRDVCERGRTMQSVITQYTSTVKPMHDEFVEPSKKYADVIIPEGGFNSVAVAMLIQSIRSLIERG
- the mutS gene encoding DNA mismatch repair protein MutS yields the protein MKQYYAIKAVHPDAILLFRVGDFYETFGDDAIKASGILGITLTRRANGAASYVELAGFPYHAIDTYLPKLVRAGERVAICEQLEDPKLVKGLVKRGVIELVTPGIVLGDNILANKENNYIASVYFGRQTTGVAFLDISTGEFYVAEGTDGYVDKLISNLQPKEVVYQRGYEDHFTQAFGSRLYTYRLDEWVFSEEVNREKLCKQFGTKSLKGFGIDHFTSGISAAGAILYYLEFTEHRETGHIASISRIDQNDYVWVDKFTIRNLELFSSNGAREKCSFADVIDRTLTPMGGRLLKRWIAMPIKDPMKINERLDVVERFTKDADLADTVREQVALVGDLERIAGRIAAQRVAPRELVQLKNSLTAIGTLKAALESTDDERLHALAAQIDILSEIRDRIAREIYPDPQNNQIQKGGVIADGVDPELDDLRRIALHGKDYLARIQQRESEETGIPSLKISYNNVFGYYIEVRNTHKDKVPETWIRKQTLANAERYITEELKEYEEKILGAEEKMLVLEQRIYAEILAFICGSLTPMLRDAAAVARIDCLQSFAQLAVERRYVRPVLDDGKRIEIRQGRHPVIETLMPVGEEYIPNDVMLDDQKQQIMMITGPNMSGKSALLRQTALIILMAQMGSFVPAKSAHIGVVDKIFTRVGASDNISQGESTFMVEMLESASILNNISDRSIVLLDEIGRGTSTYDGISIAWAMVEYLHNHPTARAKTLFATHYHELNEMEQMCPRVKNYHVSVKEMGNQIVFLRKLERGGTEHSFGIHVARMAGMPASVVARADEILRNLELVYGNNEIVPSRSLKDRGRKSAAQAVKEAAESGIPQNMQLSMFQLDDPVLVQIRDQIKGIDINALTPLEALNKLNEIKKITGL